The sequence GTTTCATGCTGAAGGACGTGACTTATGTCGACACGGCGCACTTACTTGAGCTGCTCTATGCCAATCTGTTTGTAGAATGTTTCCATCACCCCCATAAGGTGTCCAATAGTCAGGCCACGATCCGCAACCAGGCCCTCTACCTAAAACAAAAGCGCAGGAATATAACCCGCGCGAACGCGTCTGAACATTCACTGGAACGTGTGAATCCGATATTTCAAGAGCCTGCAGCGGTTGGGCAGGTCAATGGGTTTAACCAGCCCCAATCAGCAGCGATCACCAGCCGCGAATGCCTACCTGATGAAACTCTGCAAGATGAGTAGCGTCGAGCGTTTCATTTCGAAACACCCGATCAATGGAGAAGAACTTGCGGGGGCGGAAGACGCCACTCTGCATAGAAAACGCGGCATTCAAGGACTACGTGATTACTGACAACGACCAAATGGATGCGTCGGGACGCAGCCTGCCTGCTGAGCGGGAAGCGACACCCCAAACACGCGTCTGGGCGCCTGTGTTTTGACGGGTGCGGCCTCTCGTCTGGAGCCGTCGTCGCAGGTCTCTCGCGGAGGAATCGCACCCACGTGTGCCTTCGTTGTCATCATGTTTATCATGTGCTGCTTGCCCAGCTGTCCCTTCATGCGGGTCTCACCTTCTTGAACTCTTGAGCGAGTTTGTACAGCATGCGCGCAGAGGTAGCGGTCGTATGCGTCCTCAGAATATTTGACATTGTTTCATCTACCGACCTGTATACACACATCGGAAGCATGTGCCCGTTGTGACCTCTCCACAGTACATATGAACCATTACCCCGTTCAGTGTTGCTACCCCGCCGCTGCCATGGAGTGCTAACGGAGTCGTGACACACAACTCAGAATGCTGAAGGGATTCAGCAATCCCATTGCCGATGGCTGCCTCTTTGCTGAGATAACGGATGTGACTTACCAATCGTACTGCCATCCGATAGAGCCGTGGCCCCCGTGTTCATGCACCTCTCTCACGCTGTCGAAATACATGCGCGGAATCTTATCCGAGTCGCTGGATTTCGGAGCCTGCCCACCACATCCGGCATGCGGGGACCGTGCGATGAGAACACCGAACGACTGATGGACAAATTCTGAAAGTAGGACGCATCTGACCTGGCACACTATTCGAGGGTCTATTCGTTCACGTAGTTAAAGCCTTTCCGTGAAGCGAATCAACCAATTCAGCACAACTGCTCCAGCAATTTTGGCTCACACAGGAACCGCGTCGTCCGCCACACTTTTCGCGACGATGTAGACGAGCTTGTCTTCTATATTCACCCACCCTTCACAGCAACGCTGTTGCAGACAACTTCCGCTCCTAGTTCACCGGGGTCATGGTTCACTTGCCAGGAAACGCACGCTTCTAGTTTTTTAAGAGACTCCTCGTCGGCAGCGTGCCAACGCTAAGTGCGTATGGCAAGCCCCCGCTTGAGCAGTAAAACAAAAGTGCTGCTCCAATACTGACCGGCACGTACCAATAACGCGACGTGAGTACCCTAAAAAGGGATACTTACCTGGAGAAAAAAGGTGTCCTGTGCATCTCGAGCCGGATGTTGTTGAGGCATGAAGAGGGAGTCAAAACACCAGAAAGACGACTCTACATATTGGTTCGTTGGCATCTCCTGAGACACACAAAGCAATTCGCATACGGGACGAAGACACTAGGCCAGCGCAGCTCCAAACGCGTACCGGCTGAAACGAGAAAATGCCACCTCGTGCTGCATTGGCCTGTAAGGTGGGGCGGCGTTACTCCCCCCTGGGCGTATAGACTTGCTGCCGATCGTCCAGTGCACTCACTTCAAAGCCCATGCACATCAGAATATGCTTGAACTGCTTCATCGCCTGCATCAGCGGGTGGACGGAGCCACGTCGAATCTTCTTCCCTGACGCGAAGAAATTGTATTCTTTGAAATCTGGGGACGGCCCACACGAAGCATCAACACACACGACGCGTCGCTAGCTCAGCGCTCGTTCTCACGACGCTGACGGTTCTTAAATCCAACTTCTTTTGCGCGTCTCTTCCGATAGTGCTGGCACCCGatgcgtcgtctctctcttcatGCGTAAAAACGTACAGCACAGGATGCGCCGCAACGAGGAGCAAGCTCAAGAAATCAGAATAAGACTGCGTAACCAGTTGTGTACTTCGTCAAGCGGTTTGAGGCTTACTTGCTTGCTCCCACTCATCTCCAATAAGAAGTTCTGCTGTCAAGTCTGCAACAGGTTTCATCATTTGCAGAGAGAACTTGGGGCCTTTTTGAAGCTTAATGTACTTCACCTTCTTCAGTTCCACCAACTTGCGCTTTTTCAGTTCCTGACCCGCATCACACGACCACAGGCTCCGCACAGCCTGGATGTGATTCCCCGCGAGTTTCTCATACGTGCGCAGCCCATGTCCGTTGATGCGGGCACGCGGTTGCTCTCGATTTCTCATGTAAGCTGTCGCTGGGAACGGACTGCCGCAGCCGGGCACGCAACCGTTGCAAGGTGGTCAcaccggcgcctgcagcttctcCGCATCGTGAACACGTTTTCATGTGTTCTTGCCTGGAGCGTCTTCTCTGGAGTCGACGGCGCTGCAAGGTCCAAGAGGCGCTTGAACAGGacagcctcgtcgtcctgATCGGCACCAGCAGAGGCATGTTGTTGTGCTTGAACCGCATCGAGCAAAACTTTAACGTTGTCTGACTGGGGAGCCTGCTTAATAGAGAGGAGCTTTGTGGCCTTGTCGATCTGCAGCCACCGCATCTTCATCGCGTTGCTAACAGCCACGTCCGCCTCGGAACCGAAGCCCGCTTTGACAACAGCCATGTCTACGCCGCCCTCCTGCCGCAAAACGCGCCCACAAACCGTCGAAGGCACTGCTACCAAACAGCAAAAATCCTTAGGTGAACCGGCGACAGTAAAACTCTTCCTCATAGCACACCTGCAACGTATGGATGTCTCCGAGAAAAGACCAGTGAAGAAAatatgaatatatacatatatacgccCCTGCCTAACGTAGCGAGATCAGCCCGCCCACACACCGACCCGAAAGGAAGAGTAGGTAGCTCTCCAGGACCCTCCCTGGAGGAACTGGAGAATGATTAGCCTCCCGAATGCACGGTTGATCTAAAACTTCTGAAGCACTCACTTCGTTTCCGTGGTCCTTCATCCACATGACAAGGCGGAACTCAGGAGATCCCTCCTTTGCATACAACTGGCCTTCGCCTGTTAGATTCCATACGGATTTCTCGGCCTGCTCTCCGAGAATGTATTCATTCGCTTGTAGAGACTTGACCAGTCCAACGATCTTGTCATGGCCGCCGAACTTCGTCGCATACGCTGGATTTCCAGTAATGTCCAGTGTACTGATGACTGGCTGAGAGCCAAGCTCTGTATCCAGAGCCTGCAGAAAATCGTCCATCagcgcagctgaagcggaGTCAGCCATCTTGAAAACCTGAAGTACTGCCCCTTGTTCGCTGCAACAGTCTTGTCGCTCGCAACACCCCCCGCGCAGAAGTAACTAGTTCACAGCCAGTTCCGCTGCTTCGGATGTGAAATTGCACACAgagccacgcaggcgctATTGCAGTCCACGTTTTTTCACCTCCAGGTCACGAATGGGGATCATGTCCAAGGATGAAAACACGAAAAACCCAGGCTTTCAGCTTCTCTCATGCATGCCCGAGACCTGATATCCAGAGAATGGCTCCGGACGCCCGCTGTGGCCTACGTTCTTTGGAAATGGCTATTTCACGTCCCCGGCACCTGGAAGCAGCTACGAGATTTTTAATTGACACGAAAACGGATAATCCAATGCTAAGTATCCTGACAAAGGCCCCGGATCTAACGCCCTCGCTAGGATGAGCGCGCCGGaccgcgtgcatgcagccTTTGCATGCAGTGACAACTGCGGTGAAATTCAATATCGAAAGCAcaacgacgcagacgaccgTCCTTGTTAGGTGGCAAGCAAAGTCTTCTCGTCTGACGGGTGTGCTGCGAGAACTGGGCTCTTCAGTTTGTGGAAACATCGTGTGCGTGCGGTGGCCGCCTAGATACGTGTTGGTCTGCACACGACAGTAGGATTGTGTGCGACTCAAAACACTAGATCTCTGCGGATACACTACCTGCAGCCAGTTTTTGCCCAAGCCTCAGCACTAGTTCGCTCTGTCTGTGAAAACGGAAGGTAGGCGTCGCAGCAAACGAACTGTTCGACGTAATCGCCCGCTGGGGCGGCCTCACTAGTACTGTAGAGGGGAAGCGAACGTGGGCGATAATAGAAGCTAACGAAGGGCATTGCTCCCGCCAAAGTCCCGATCATATCCCTCTACAACTCAAATCACAGGTAAACTCGTAAGCAGGCCGAAACACCAGCTATTCAGGTGTCCCCTGTTAAAAAGGAGAAAGGCTTGTGGAGTGGGTTGGGTGTGTCATATGAAGGCGATACAAAACGTAGGCCCCGCGGCCTTTGACGTCGCCCGTGAAGTCGTCTCGCGTGCAGACCTTTCTAGTACTGATTGCCGGATATGAGCGTGCTACATATACAGAGAGGTCGGCATGCCTTAGGTTCCGGTTGCGTGCTGACCATGAGGCCCTCTGCCTCCCGGAGCACATGCAGACAGTGCCCAGTATCTTCTTTCAAAGCCCAACTCGGCTTGTATTTCACCACAAGGCAGCAGACCTGTATGGTTTCGCCTGCGCACGGCTAGACATCAGAGGGGCAGTATTCTGTCCACGCCGCTGGTCACGCACACCAGGTTGCTGCGACGCTGGCGGCAGCAGTCTGAATTTCCGAAGAGTGTCGGTCCGGCGGATCCGCGTGGCACGCTACTTCATTTTTTCGAAAGTCGTACCTTCCCAATTTAGCGAAGTGAAACAGTACGGACACTGGCGTGGCTTGCGCCACCTCGTCTGCAGGCTCCAATGGGGCAAGCATTTCCGATGAAAGAGGCAGAGCTGGACCAGAGGGAATGTCGGCAGTTCGTGTAAAATATCAAGTGAATGCATC is a genomic window of Besnoitia besnoiti strain Bb-Ger1 chromosome IV, whole genome shotgun sequence containing:
- a CDS encoding putative phenylalanyl-tRNA synthetase alpha chain A (encoded by transcript BESB_054580) produces the protein MADSASAALMDDFLQALDTELGSQPVISTLDITGNPAYATKFGGHDKIVGLVKSLQANEYILGEQAEKSVWNLTGEGQLYAKEGSPEFRLVMWMKDHGNEEGGVDMAVVKAGFGSEADVAVSNAMKMRWLQIDKATKLLSIKQAPQSDNVKVLLDAVQAQQHASAGADQDDEAVLFKRLLDLAAPSTPEKTLQARTHENELKKRKLVELKKVKYIKLQKGPKFSLQMMKPVADLTAELLIGDEWEQANFKEYNFFASGKKIRRGSVHPLMQAMKQFKHILMCMGFEEMPTNQYVESSFWCFDSLFMPQQHPARDAQDTFFLQAPKSSDSDKIPRMYFDSVREVHEHGGHGSIGWQYDWSVDETMSNILRTHTTATSARMLYKLAQEFKKSGVFRPRKFFSIDRVFRNETLDATHLAEFHQVEGLVADRGLTIGHLMGVMETFYKQIGIEQLKFKPAYNPYTEPSMEIFGYHPGLKRWIEVGNSGIFRPEMLLPMGLPEDVTVIAWGLSLERPTMIRYGISNIRQLIGHRAMLGLA